A region of the Desulfobacter postgatei 2ac9 genome:
GGCAAGTAGCTGAGATGGAAACACAGATAATTGCAGACAAGATGCATATTGTTTTTAGTTTCATCATTGGCAACCCTTCAAATTTGTTGTCAGTCATATTATCACTTTATAGGCTAGGGTAACAAGGCATCAAAAGCAAATATCCGGACAGATAGTTGAAAAGAAGCAGATAAGATGATACAAAAAAATATGTAAACGATTAAACTTGATCATCGAATTAGAGGATTCCTAAAAGTGAAGGTTATATTCATAAAGGGGGTTCGTCAGACATTGATCTTCTTTCATAATTTCTTATGTTTTCATTCATTCTTTTATTGTGAAAAAAGAAGTTCCTATAATTTGAATCTATGTAATTTAAAAATGAAATGGGAAAAAAATGACTAAAACAAAAATGCTTAAAATAAAAAAGTGGATGGCATTCATAATTGGCTTGCTTGGGATACTTGCTATCCTTATCGCTGCTGTTAAATTTATATTCATAGATTTTTTTGTGGACTTGTGGTGGTTTCAAGGCCAAGGAATGACATCATATTATCTTCTGAGGCTACTTTATCCATACCTTATACTTATATTTTTCACGATCCTGTTTTTTGCAATCTTCTATGTCAACTTCAGGGTTGCTTCCCATATTATTGGATTTGAAGACAAACCCGAGGGTTACAAAGAAAAAAAATGGTTAAAGTATCTCAACCATGCCTTGCGAGACATGTATATTCTTCTTTCTTTTGTGATGGCTTTGATAGTTGCCATACCGATTTTCAGAAATTGGGAAAAGTCACTGCTGTTTCTCTTCGGCAGTCGTAGTGGTGTGTTGGATCCTCTGTTCGGAAAGGAGATCAGTTTTTACCTTTTTTCTCTTCCGATCTATCATTTGCTCCAAAAAGAAGTTCTTATAGTCGTTGCACTGATGCTCGCAGGTGTTCTGTTTATTTACTGGTACGAGAGGGCGGCAACACCCATAGAACACCGTATAAGATCACATAAAGCACATTGGCACACCAGTATTCTGGTGATATCTATTTTTACGGTTTTATGCTGGGGCTTTATGTTGGAGCGTTACGATCTGTTGTATGAAACAGCCAATCTTCCTATTTTCAAAGGTCCCGGCTTTGTAGAGATGACTGTTATACTTCCCTTTATATGGGTTACAGTGCTGTCCCTGATGTTAACGGGTATTTTCCTGGTACTCAAAATTCACAGGTGCGTGGGGTGGAAAATGCCCATTATCTTTTTTTTGATTTCCGTTATTGCATTCTTAGGAAAAGATGTTGATACATTTGGAGATACCGTTCGAAAATATATCGTGTTGCCAAACCAAATGGTTCGGGATAGGGACTACATTAAGGCAAATGTTGACTCTACACTTGCGGCCTACGGGCTGGACAAGGTGGAAACCAGGGATTTTGAAATGAATTCGGCTGCCTCTTTCGATGCCGATGATCCGGATACCCTGCGTCGGTTGCGTAATGTTCCCGTCTGGGATAGAGATATTCTTGGCAGTGTATTCGAGGAACTTCAAGGTATACGGACATATTATTCATTTCCAAGTATTGATGTTGACCGCTATTGGGTAAACGGTGAATATCGGCAGGTCTATCTTGGCGCCAGAGAGATAAATAATTCAAAGCTACCCGAAGTCGCTCAAAATTGGATTAACACGCATCTTCAATATACCCACGGTCAGGGGGTCGCCATGATTCCGGCGGCCCAGGCTGGAGATGAACCAATGACCTGGTTTATCAAAGATATACCCCCTCAATCTCAATTTGGATTATCCAGCGATCAAACCGATATTTACTACGGACTGGAAGACAAGCCCTACGCAATCGTTCCAAACAGTGTCGGGGAGATCGGCTCCCCTGCCGGAGAGAGTGAGAATATAGTCCATTACAATGGAAGGGGCGGCATCGCGGTCAATTCACTTTTACGCAAAATTTTATTGGCGTACTATTTTAAAGATCGAGACATATTTTTTACGACCAAAACAAACAACCAGAGTAGAATACTGTTTCGAAGAAATATTACGGAACGAATTCTGCATATTACCCCCTTTTTTAAACTGGATCAGGATCCCTATATCGTTCACACACCAAAGGGACTCTTCTGGATACAGGACGCTTATACAACGGCATCCAATTACCCGATTGCATCCCCATACAAAGCCGAAGGATTCAATTATATCCGTAATGCGGTAAAAATAGTGGTTGATGCATATAATGGCAACGTCTCATATTATGAAGCCGATCCCAGCGATCCCATCATTAATGCTTACCGTAAAATGTATCCCGGAATGTTCAAACCAATATCCGAAATGCCGGCGTTTTTGAAACAACACATTCGGTATCCTCGTGATATTTTTACCATTCAAATGTCCATTTATGCGACCTATCACCAAACGAATCCGGAGCGATTCTTTAGACAGGAGGATAAATGGATGTTTTCCAAGATTGCTATAGGCCAAGAATTTTTTCCAGCGGTTCCTTATTACTTGACTTTAGATTTATTAGAACCTGGAAAAGATGAATTTTTCTTGTTTCTCCCCTTATCCCCATTTGGTCGGGATAATCTGCGGGCATTGATGTTTGCAGGAAACGACCTTGAAAATTATGGAAAAATATATGCTTACCGTTTTCCACGTAATCAACAGGTATATGGGCCGGCACAGGTCCATTCGCTGGTGAATCAGGATACCGTGATTTCAGAACAGTTCTCACTGTGGGATCAGCAAGGCTCCGAGTTGTTATTTGGAAAAATGATAATTGAACCGACGGGAGGCGCACCGCTCTATATCCAGCCGGTTTATCTCCAAGAGGAAGGGCCCTTAAAAATACCACAAATAAAGCGATTGATCATGTCTTTGGGAGAAGCCGTTGTGATGGCGCCGAGTCTTGAGGAAGCAGCTGTCAAATTAGAATATGAATTGCGTCGAAAATCCGATCGTTTTGAAAAAAAGGTACCGATCTCACCGCCCATCCAAATTGAAACGATACCGGCAGATGATATAAAAAAAGAAGAAGAAACAAAACCTGATCATTAGGAAAGGTAAAAGAAAAAAAACAGAACGTCAAAAAAAGCGTTGGGTAACAAAAAAATTATCCCATGCAATAAAAATAAAATATTCACCATGATCCCTTTGGGTGTATATGCTGTCATAGAACTGACTATTTATGGAGACAATTCATGACGGCACTGATTATTTTTCTTGTGAGTTATCTGGGAATTGCCATGGGACGAATCCCCGGACTGACCGTGGACAGGGTGGGCATTGCCATTCTGGGGGCCATCGCCATGGTTGCCTTCGGTGCGGTATCGCCCCAGGAGGCCGTACGTTGCATTGATTTTCCAACCCTGTGCCTTTTGTACGGGCTGATGATCATCTCTGCCCAGCTGCGTCTTGGCGGGTTTTACACAGCTGCCGCAGAAAAAGTCCTTAATTTCTCTGATCGCCCCCGTTTGTTTCTTCTGGTAAGCATGCTGCTTTCCGCCGTGCTGTCTGCTCTTCTTGCCAACGATATCATTTGCTTTGCCATGGCACCGATTCTGGCTTATTCTCTCAAACGGGCGGGATTGAATCCTGTTCCCTTTTTATTAGGCCTGGCCATGTCGAGCAATATTGGATCTGCATCCACACTGATCGGAAATCCCCAGAATATGCTCATCGGCCAGGTAGGGCGTCTCTCCTTTCAGGCTTTTTTTTTATGGGCGTTTATCCCTTCTTTTATTTCCCTGGTGGCCGCATTCGGCATAATTATAATTTTTTATGGTCAGAACCTGATCGTTGAAAAAATAGAGATCATGGATGAAAACGGCCTGGAATGGCCTCAATTTGATGGCTGGCAGACCGGAAAAGGGATTGTGGCAGTGACGGTGCTGGTGGGACTTTACCTGACTGATATCCCAAGGGATCTTTCCACCCTGACCGTGGCAGGGTCACTTCTGCTCAGCAGAAAGATAAAAAGCCGGGAAATCATGGCTCTGGTGGACTGGCACCTGATCACTTTGTTCTGCGCACTGTTTATTATCATTCACGGGATCACTCTGGCCAATCTCCCGGAACAGGTACTCAAATTTCTGTCCCAAAAAGGCTTTGAACTCACTCAACCCGTTTTTCTCACCGGTGTCTCTGTGATTGTGTCCAATCTTTTCAGCAATGTTCCAGCCGTGATGCTGGTGATTCCATGTTTGAGTAAGACGATTCCTGACCCCTGGTATATTCTGGCCCTTTCAAGCACTTTTGCCGGGAACCTTTTTCTTCTGGGCAGCATCGCGAACCTGATTGTGGTTGAAAAAGCTTTGGGTCATGGTGTCCTTATATCCTTCAAGGAACACGCCAGGATTGGTATCCCAGTGACCATTCTGTCTCTTCTGGTGCTGGTGGGATGGACATTTTTGATTTAACAGCCGCTGTGGTGGCGTTTGCACTTCGACCCTTTCCGAAAAAGCCCGTGCGATAGCTGCTGCGCCAAATACTTGAGGTTTTATTTTCTTGATGATGCAATGAAAAAGACAAATAGGCTTGAATAACTCATGAGATTTAATATATTTTTCTTGACTATTGACAGATTTTAGTCCATTTAGGCTGGGCCAATAATTTTGACGGCCTTAAAACAGCCTCTCACCTTGCATTTATCTTAATCAAAAAGAATGATTGTTTGGTGCCTTATCAACCCTTTTTCCATGGAGTACTGCCATGTTCATACAACTTGAAGATTATCTCCCCCTGGAAACTTTTAAAAGAATTCAGGCCTTTTCCGAGGACAAGGAGACTCCTTTTCTCGTAATTGATACGGATACGGTGGTCAGACATCTTGATGATCTGACAACCTATTTTCCCTATGCGAGCATCTATTATGCCGTAAAAGCAAACCCCGCGGTTGAGATTTTGACCATCATGCGGGATAAAGGCGTTAATTTTGATATTGCATCCATCTATGAGTTGGACCGCGTTCTGTCTCTGGGCATAAGCCCTGACAGGATCAGTTACGGCAACACCATCAAAAAAAGTCGGGATGTCCGGTATTTCTATGAAAAGGGTGTCCGGTTGTATGCTACAGATTCAGAAGCCGACATTCGCAATATCGCCAAGGCCGCTCCAGGCTCCAAAATCTATGTCCGGATATTATCCGAAGGAAGCCGTACGGCAGACTGGCCGCTATCCAGAAAATTCGGCTGCCAGCCCGACATGGCCATGGACCTGATTATTCTGGCAAAAAACCTTGGTCTGGTCCCCTATGGCATCTCTTTTCATGTGGGATCCCAGCAACGTGATATTGGTGCCTGGGACGGGGTGCTTGGCAAAGTAAAGGTGATTTTTGAAAGACTTCATGAAGAGGAGAATATTACCCTTGAGATGATAAATCTGGGTGGTGGATTCCCGGCCAATTATCTGTCAAAGGCCAATAATCTTTATGTCTATGCCCAGGAGATCACCCGATTTCTCAATGAGGGCTTTGGTGAAGATCTGCCCACCATAATCCTTGAGCCCGGCCGGTCCGTGATGGGCAATGCAGGGGTGCTGGTCAGCGAGGTCGTATTGATTTCAAGAAAATCCAGAACCGCCCTTAACCGCTGGGTTTATACGGATGTGGGAAAATTTTCCGGATTAATTGAAACCATGAACGAAGCCATTAAATACCCCATCTACTCAGGACGAAAAGGAGAGCTTGAGGAAGTTATTATTGCCGGCCCCACCTGTGACAGCGCAGATATTTTATATGAAGACTTCAAATACAAACTCCCTTTGAATCTGTCCATCAGCGACCGGCTTTACTGGCTGTCCACGGGAGCATATACCAGCACCTACAGCGCAATAGAGTTTAACGGATTTCCTCCATTAAAAACATATTTCATATAATATACCTTTAATTGGTAATCTCTTTATCAAAGGCCTGGGCCTGTTTCTGTGTCAGAAACAGGTCTTTCACGCTGAAGATGAGCATCCGGCTTGCCTGGGTGAACAACCGGTTGGACAGAAGAAGGCCCGACAGGTCCAGGTCGCCGGATGCGTCTTCGGCAGAGGCCTTGACCGTCTCCTGGATAAAAAGATTGTCGTCAGCCTCAATCTTTTTAAAGGTCGCCAGGATTGTCTGGTGGATCAGCTTTGGATCCTGCTGTGGGGTTATTGTGCAGATTTCTGTCAGAAAGTTGAGCAGCCGCTTTCTGAAACGTCCGTACTGGCGATTTAAAAAAGCGGACTCCGACACCTCGAATTCATCCAGGATGGGACGGATTTCTTCAAAGTTCTTGGCCGCATTCATGATGTTTCTGGAGGCCAGGATAATCTGGTCAAGATCCCTTGTTCTGGATTCATCCATGGTCTGGGTTTGGATCCTGGAGTAATAGGCCACCACAGCGGAGTGAAGCCGTCCGATCTGGGTAAAAAGCTCTTTTCCCGTTAACGGTTTACGCTCGGTTTTTTCAAAGGGCAGCCTGTCGTCAAACACCAGTTGTTCATCCAGTGCAAGTGTCCGTAAGGCATACAGCTGGCACTCCTGCAACATGTGGATCACTTCGTTTTTCATGGCCACGCAAGCGGCTTCCGTCTCTTCGGCAGGGGTATTGGCCAGGTAAACACTGATATTTTTTCTGTGTTCAGGCAGAAATTTGACAAGCAGCCGGGTGAAGAAAGATACAAAGGGGACAAATAACAAAACCCCTGTGAGATTGAACAAGGAGTGGAACAGCGCCAGGCCCACCGGCCCGTTGGTGGAAACATCCACAAACAATTTGACGGCCCTGACCATCAGGGGCAGACCGGCAAAGGTGGTGATGCCCGTGATAAAGTTGAACACCAGATGGGCGACCGCCACACGTTTTTTGGGAGGTGCGCCTCCGGCCGCGCCTAAAAGAATGGTAATGGTGGTGCCGATATTGGCCCCGATGACCATGGCCGCACCCATCTCAAAGGTCATCAGGCCGCTGTTCAGCGCGGCCAGGGTGATGGCGATGGTAGCGGCGCTGGCCTGCATCAGGGCGGTCATGACAGTCCCGATGAAAAGGCAGCCCCAAAGCGGAAGATTGTGCAGATGTGACGGATCAAATCCCTTGGCAAAGACCTCTACACTGATTTTCATGTAGTCCAGTCCCAGGAATAGAAAGCCAAAACCCACCAGAAGCCGCGTTAAATGGGCCGGCCGACTCCCCGGCTTAAAAAGGATCAATCCAAAAGCGGCAACGCCGATAAACGGCAGGGCAAAGACCTCAATTTTGACTTTGAACCCAAGGGTGGCCACAATCCAGGCGGTGAGGGTGGTTCCGATATTGGAACCTAAAATAACACCGATGGCATTTTCCATGCTCATAACGCCGGCCCCCACAAAGGCCAGCACCATCAACGAGACCGCAGAACTGCTCTGCAAAACAGCCGTTACCAAGGTGCCGCCGGCAATAGCTTTGAACCGGGTATTGGTATAGTTCCGGATTATCCTGCGGAATGCTTTTCCGCTTAAATCCTTTACAGATATTTCCAGAAGCTGCATACCAAACATGAAAATACCCAGTCCTGCGAGCAGTTTCCAATAATCGAATTCTGACATATATATTTTGGGAGATTTCTTAGTTGGAACAAAATATTCTCATTACCGGTCTGTCCTAAAAGACCGGCGTCTTTTCCGAAAACAAGTGTGGCGCAAAGGGTCACGGCAAGGCCCGCAATGGTTCCTAAAAATGCGGTCAAACCCTTCCGAAGGTAGGCTGCCTTGTCCCCCTTATCCTTGGGTATACCCATAAAACGCAAAGGCCGCAACCCCGGATTGCGGGTGTTGCGACCTTTAATCATTTTAATCCGTCAAGACGGGATTATTGATACAGGCAATCTATTCTTCTGCCGGCATCAGTGTAGCCGGATCCAGCAAAAGTTTCTGATCTGCCCTGTCTCCGTCTTTAAGCACAATGGCCTGGGTTTTATTTTCCACGGTCACAAGGAATACAGCCTTGTCAAACAGCTCATCGTAATTTTCCAGCTGAACCGGATAACCGTTCTGGTTCAGGGGTTCTTCTCTGTGGCTTTGCATGGAAAACCAGATGCAGATGCCGAAATCCCGATTAAGCTGCTTTAAATCAGCAAGCACCTCTGAAAGGTCAGTATCAAAATTAAGACCGTCAATGACCATCAGGGTGGGCAGGGGGAGATCAGCCCCCTTAAAACTGTTGAGGTAATCTCTGATTTTGTTTACATTAAATGTGGAATCGTTGTACGCAATTCCTGTTTTATGATGTCGTATCTCATCCCACAAACGTTCGGCAACCTGGGCGTCAACATAGCCGATGCTGTCAATAAGGCTGGCGTACCCTTCATTATATCTGATGTTGATTTTCTCCATGGTGTCAGACAGGCTGATATGAAGCACTTTTTCATCGCTTAGCAGACGTGTCAGGGCAATTTGAACCAGAAATCCGGTTTTGCCTACACCGGCCCGGGAAAGTACGGCACCAAACTGACCACCTGTAATGTTTTTGGTGCCAATGGCTTTTTCTGCCGGACTTTTTAAAATGAGGTCATTTTTAAGCATATATCCTCTCTTATATCAAAAAGGTCTTATTTGTTTTTAGCTGCTTTTTCTTCGGCTTTTTTCTTGGCAATTTCCTCTGCCACGGACTGGGGAGCCTGTTTATATAAAGAAAATTCCATTGTGAACTGAGCCTTGCCCTGGGTGGCGGATCTTAGAATCGTAGAAAAGCCGAACATGTCGGACAGCGGAACCTGGGATTCGATGACTGACATGGTCCCTTCCTCCTGGGAACCCTGGATAATGCCGCGCCGCTGATTAATCAGCCCCATGCAGGCACCCTGGAACTCATTGGGGGTCTCAATAACCACCTTCATAATAGGTTCCATGATAACAGGTTTTGCTTTTTTGTAAGCTTCAAGAAAACCGCCGCGGGCTGCTGCCTGAAATGCCATTTCAGATGAGTCCACGGCATGGTAGGCACCGTCTTCGAGGGTGATCTTGATGCCGGTTACCGGAAATTCAAGGCTCGGGCCCTTTGCAAGGCAGGCCTGAAAGCCTTTTTCACAGGCCGGGATATACTGGGTGGGAATGCGGCCTCCGGTGACCTTGTTTACAAATTCAAATTCTTCTTCAGAGGGTTCAATAAAACCTGACACACGGCCGAACTGACCCGCACCACCGGTCTGTTTTTTGTGGGTGTAGTTAAACGGGGCTCTCTGGGTAATGGTTTCCCTGTAAGCCACCCTGGGCTGGCCTGTGGCTACCTCGGCCTTGTATTCTCGCTTCATACGCTCCACGTATACTTCCAAGTGAAGCTCACCCATGCCCTGGATAATGGTGTCTCCGGTTTCATGATCCACATAGGTCTTGAATGTGGGGTCTTCCTTGGTAAACCGGTTCAGGGCCTTGGACATATTGATCTGGGCTTTATTGTCCTTGGGGGTAATGGACAGGGAGATAACCGGTTCCATAACGTGCATGGCCAGCATGGAATAGTTGATATTCGGTGAAACAAAGGTGTCGCCCGATGCGCAGTCAATGCCGAACATAGCACCAATATGACCGGCCGGAACAGCTTCCACATCTTCCATCTGATTGGAGTGCATCCGGATGAGACGGCCGATTTTAACCTTTTTATGGTCCCTGGCGTTGATCAGGGTGTCGCCTTTACTTACACAACCCTGATAAACACGGATGTAGGTCAGCTGACCATACTGGCCGTCTTCCAGTTTAAAGGCCAGTGCCACTGTGGGTTTG
Encoded here:
- the fusA gene encoding elongation factor G, which translates into the protein MIRDLERVRNIGISAHIDSGKTTLTERILFYTNRIHKINEVRGKDGTGAVMDSMELEKERGITIASAATHCEWNNHAINIIDTPGHVDFTVEVERSLRVLDGVVLVLCSVSGVQSQSITVDQQMKRYEVPCIAFVNKCDRSGANPLKVCKQLRDKLGHNSVMLQLPIGLEDKHQGVIDLVKMKAYYFEGDNGEQMVEADIPAELKDDAEAAREEMIDAVSLFSEELTDAILEEAEITEELIMGAVRTGTIRREMTPVFLGSAYKNKAVQPLLNAVINYLPCPLDIKNEAMDLDNNEETVILESDFDKPTVALAFKLEDGQYGQLTYIRVYQGCVSKGDTLINARDHKKVKIGRLIRMHSNQMEDVEAVPAGHIGAMFGIDCASGDTFVSPNINYSMLAMHVMEPVISLSITPKDNKAQINMSKALNRFTKEDPTFKTYVDHETGDTIIQGMGELHLEVYVERMKREYKAEVATGQPRVAYRETITQRAPFNYTHKKQTGGAGQFGRVSGFIEPSEEEFEFVNKVTGGRIPTQYIPACEKGFQACLAKGPSLEFPVTGIKITLEDGAYHAVDSSEMAFQAAARGGFLEAYKKAKPVIMEPIMKVVIETPNEFQGACMGLINQRRGIIQGSQEEGTMSVIESQVPLSDMFGFSTILRSATQGKAQFTMEFSLYKQAPQSVAEEIAKKKAEEKAAKNK
- a CDS encoding Na/Pi cotransporter family protein, with amino-acid sequence MFGMQLLEISVKDLSGKAFRRIIRNYTNTRFKAIAGGTLVTAVLQSSSAVSLMVLAFVGAGVMSMENAIGVILGSNIGTTLTAWIVATLGFKVKIEVFALPFIGVAAFGLILFKPGSRPAHLTRLLVGFGFLFLGLDYMKISVEVFAKGFDPSHLHNLPLWGCLFIGTVMTALMQASAATIAITLAALNSGLMTFEMGAAMVIGANIGTTITILLGAAGGAPPKKRVAVAHLVFNFITGITTFAGLPLMVRAVKLFVDVSTNGPVGLALFHSLFNLTGVLLFVPFVSFFTRLLVKFLPEHRKNISVYLANTPAEETEAACVAMKNEVIHMLQECQLYALRTLALDEQLVFDDRLPFEKTERKPLTGKELFTQIGRLHSAVVAYYSRIQTQTMDESRTRDLDQIILASRNIMNAAKNFEEIRPILDEFEVSESAFLNRQYGRFRKRLLNFLTEICTITPQQDPKLIHQTILATFKKIEADDNLFIQETVKASAEDASGDLDLSGLLLSNRLFTQASRMLIFSVKDLFLTQKQAQAFDKEITN
- a CDS encoding SLC13 family permease; this encodes MTALIIFLVSYLGIAMGRIPGLTVDRVGIAILGAIAMVAFGAVSPQEAVRCIDFPTLCLLYGLMIISAQLRLGGFYTAAAEKVLNFSDRPRLFLLVSMLLSAVLSALLANDIICFAMAPILAYSLKRAGLNPVPFLLGLAMSSNIGSASTLIGNPQNMLIGQVGRLSFQAFFLWAFIPSFISLVAAFGIIIIFYGQNLIVEKIEIMDENGLEWPQFDGWQTGKGIVAVTVLVGLYLTDIPRDLSTLTVAGSLLLSRKIKSREIMALVDWHLITLFCALFIIIHGITLANLPEQVLKFLSQKGFELTQPVFLTGVSVIVSNLFSNVPAVMLVIPCLSKTIPDPWYILALSSTFAGNLFLLGSIANLIVVEKALGHGVLISFKEHARIGIPVTILSLLVLVGWTFLI
- a CDS encoding type III PLP-dependent enzyme, producing the protein MFIQLEDYLPLETFKRIQAFSEDKETPFLVIDTDTVVRHLDDLTTYFPYASIYYAVKANPAVEILTIMRDKGVNFDIASIYELDRVLSLGISPDRISYGNTIKKSRDVRYFYEKGVRLYATDSEADIRNIAKAAPGSKIYVRILSEGSRTADWPLSRKFGCQPDMAMDLIILAKNLGLVPYGISFHVGSQQRDIGAWDGVLGKVKVIFERLHEEENITLEMINLGGGFPANYLSKANNLYVYAQEITRFLNEGFGEDLPTIILEPGRSVMGNAGVLVSEVVLISRKSRTALNRWVYTDVGKFSGLIETMNEAIKYPIYSGRKGELEEVIIAGPTCDSADILYEDFKYKLPLNLSISDRLYWLSTGAYTSTYSAIEFNGFPPLKTYFI
- a CDS encoding UPF0182 family protein, which codes for MTKTKMLKIKKWMAFIIGLLGILAILIAAVKFIFIDFFVDLWWFQGQGMTSYYLLRLLYPYLILIFFTILFFAIFYVNFRVASHIIGFEDKPEGYKEKKWLKYLNHALRDMYILLSFVMALIVAIPIFRNWEKSLLFLFGSRSGVLDPLFGKEISFYLFSLPIYHLLQKEVLIVVALMLAGVLFIYWYERAATPIEHRIRSHKAHWHTSILVISIFTVLCWGFMLERYDLLYETANLPIFKGPGFVEMTVILPFIWVTVLSLMLTGIFLVLKIHRCVGWKMPIIFFLISVIAFLGKDVDTFGDTVRKYIVLPNQMVRDRDYIKANVDSTLAAYGLDKVETRDFEMNSAASFDADDPDTLRRLRNVPVWDRDILGSVFEELQGIRTYYSFPSIDVDRYWVNGEYRQVYLGAREINNSKLPEVAQNWINTHLQYTHGQGVAMIPAAQAGDEPMTWFIKDIPPQSQFGLSSDQTDIYYGLEDKPYAIVPNSVGEIGSPAGESENIVHYNGRGGIAVNSLLRKILLAYYFKDRDIFFTTKTNNQSRILFRRNITERILHITPFFKLDQDPYIVHTPKGLFWIQDAYTTASNYPIASPYKAEGFNYIRNAVKIVVDAYNGNVSYYEADPSDPIINAYRKMYPGMFKPISEMPAFLKQHIRYPRDIFTIQMSIYATYHQTNPERFFRQEDKWMFSKIAIGQEFFPAVPYYLTLDLLEPGKDEFFLFLPLSPFGRDNLRALMFAGNDLENYGKIYAYRFPRNQQVYGPAQVHSLVNQDTVISEQFSLWDQQGSELLFGKMIIEPTGGAPLYIQPVYLQEEGPLKIPQIKRLIMSLGEAVVMAPSLEEAAVKLEYELRRKSDRFEKKVPISPPIQIETIPADDIKKEEETKPDH